Proteins encoded together in one Pontiella desulfatans window:
- a CDS encoding nucleoside permease, with protein MKHSFIGARLSAMMFLQFFVWGAWFVTVGNYMLKTEMGDAIGWAYSVGPIAAILSPFLLGMVADRFFATERVLGVLHVVGGLVLYCSPMVVDGAASSSLFVTMLFLHTVCYMPTLGLTNTLAFHNITDQEKQFPLIRVFGTLGWIAANFVVSKVFHADETALPLQIAGGAGVLLGLYCLTLPHTPPPAKGQKISVRDLLCLDALSLLKQRSFLVFIVSSTLICIPLAAYYAYAPVFVNTSGLADPAFKMSFGQMSEIFFMLVMPLFFARLGVKKMLLVGMFAWVARYGLFALGAPAGTLWMILAGIALHGVCYDFFFVTGQIYVDKVAPVALRGQAQGLLILVTQGIGMLVGAQVAAKLYARVVQGREVDVLQGWQQYWLIPCIAAAVIMVLFGLLFTNGKEDAEQE; from the coding sequence GTGAAACACTCGTTTATCGGGGCGCGTTTGTCGGCCATGATGTTCCTGCAGTTTTTTGTGTGGGGTGCGTGGTTTGTTACGGTTGGGAACTACATGCTGAAAACCGAAATGGGCGATGCCATCGGCTGGGCCTATTCCGTGGGGCCGATCGCCGCGATCCTGTCGCCGTTCCTGCTGGGCATGGTGGCCGATCGTTTTTTTGCCACCGAGCGGGTGCTCGGGGTGCTGCATGTGGTTGGCGGCCTCGTGCTCTATTGCTCGCCGATGGTGGTGGATGGCGCGGCCTCGTCCTCGCTGTTTGTCACGATGTTGTTCCTGCACACAGTCTGCTACATGCCGACGCTGGGCCTCACCAACACGCTGGCCTTCCACAACATCACGGATCAGGAAAAGCAGTTCCCCCTGATCCGCGTGTTCGGAACTCTCGGTTGGATTGCCGCCAACTTTGTGGTGAGCAAGGTGTTCCATGCCGATGAAACTGCGCTGCCGCTGCAGATTGCCGGAGGTGCCGGCGTGCTGCTCGGGCTATACTGCCTAACGCTTCCGCATACGCCGCCTCCAGCCAAAGGACAGAAAATTTCCGTTCGCGACCTGCTCTGCCTCGATGCGTTGTCCTTGCTGAAGCAACGCTCGTTCCTGGTCTTTATCGTCAGCTCCACACTCATCTGCATCCCGCTGGCGGCCTACTATGCCTATGCCCCGGTGTTCGTGAATACGAGCGGCCTGGCCGATCCCGCCTTCAAGATGTCGTTCGGCCAGATGTCGGAAATCTTCTTCATGTTGGTCATGCCGCTGTTCTTTGCCCGGCTCGGTGTAAAGAAAATGCTGCTCGTCGGCATGTTTGCGTGGGTGGCGCGCTATGGCCTCTTTGCCCTCGGCGCTCCGGCGGGAACGCTCTGGATGATTCTCGCAGGCATTGCGCTGCATGGCGTTTGCTACGACTTTTTCTTCGTCACCGGGCAGATCTATGTCGACAAGGTCGCACCCGTGGCGCTGCGCGGGCAGGCCCAGGGTTTGCTGATCCTTGTGACGCAGGGCATCGGCATGCTGGTGGGCGCGCAGGTTGCGGCCAAGCTGTATGCACGTGTTGTGCAGGGCAGGGAGGTCGACGTGCTGCAGGGATGGCAGCAGTATTGGTTGATCCCTTGCATTGCCGCCGCCGTGATCATGGTTCTGTTCGGCCTGCTTTTTACCAATGGCAAAGAAGACGCGGAGCAAGAATGA
- a CDS encoding ATPase, whose amino-acid sequence MSTKSHVGMEQKVCPVCGQAFDTGTILLDKRLRNSLDRHTVTGWDLCPEHAALWKKGYIALVECDPQKSTFTGGTIRPENAYRTGRVAHIRTAAAARIFNIALTGPVAFVEPGVVEMLGQLQPEGEHES is encoded by the coding sequence ATGAGCACAAAAAGCCATGTCGGTATGGAACAAAAGGTCTGCCCGGTCTGCGGACAGGCGTTCGATACAGGCACCATCCTGCTCGACAAGCGGTTAAGAAACAGCCTCGACCGTCATACGGTCACCGGCTGGGACCTGTGCCCGGAACACGCCGCGCTGTGGAAGAAAGGGTATATTGCGCTCGTCGAGTGCGATCCGCAGAAGAGCACATTCACCGGCGGTACCATCAGGCCGGAGAACGCATACCGAACCGGGCGTGTCGCCCACATCCGCACGGCGGCCGCCGCGCGGATCTTCAACATCGCGCTTACCGGCCCGGTGGCGTTCGTCGAGCCGGGTGTCGTGGAGATGCTCGGACAACTGCAACCTGAAGGAGAGCACGAATCATGA
- a CDS encoding Gfo/Idh/MocA family protein, which yields MNKSRRAFVKASAVAGLPLFNIGTAGASPNGMLNHASFGVTGMANRDLKTLVRSDHLKLVAVADVDETALATVREEFPDVRVYKDWRVLLEKEHKNLDSVNVSTPDHMHAPIGVSAMNLGLHVYGQKPLAQTLYETRRMAEIAKEKGVVTQMGTQLTSSTYERLAVKMIQDGVIGKVKEVHIFSNKTWGDPQPLPDRSDPVPAGLDWDLWCGIAAERPYIKGGYHPKTWRKRLDFGTGTLGDMGCHIYSPMFAALGLRAPLAVKSVGAVPNETNWAIDEKLEYVFPGNRYTAGKTVKATWCDGSVRPPREFVEMFGEKMPRQGGVYIGTDGILLVPHGGLPVPYPREKFADYRYPKFPARDHYKDFIAAACGENVKPLADFHDYGGPLTETVLLGSLATRFPDERLEWDAANLRFINSSAANAFVRREYREGWEVEGVS from the coding sequence ATGAATAAAAGTAGACGAGCCTTTGTCAAGGCATCGGCGGTTGCAGGTCTCCCGTTATTCAATATTGGAACGGCAGGCGCCTCGCCCAACGGAATGCTGAACCACGCCAGTTTTGGTGTGACCGGCATGGCGAACCGCGACCTCAAAACCCTGGTACGCAGCGACCACCTGAAACTTGTGGCGGTGGCTGATGTGGATGAAACGGCGCTGGCCACAGTGCGGGAGGAATTCCCCGATGTCCGCGTCTACAAGGATTGGCGCGTCCTGCTGGAGAAGGAGCACAAGAACCTCGACTCGGTCAACGTCTCCACACCCGACCACATGCACGCGCCCATCGGGGTGTCGGCGATGAACCTTGGCCTGCATGTCTATGGCCAAAAACCGCTTGCGCAAACCCTCTACGAAACAAGGCGCATGGCCGAAATTGCCAAGGAAAAGGGCGTGGTTACCCAGATGGGAACCCAGCTCACGTCGAGCACCTACGAACGCCTCGCCGTGAAAATGATCCAGGACGGAGTCATCGGCAAGGTCAAGGAAGTCCACATCTTCAGCAACAAGACCTGGGGCGACCCCCAGCCGCTTCCAGACAGGAGCGACCCCGTTCCCGCCGGACTTGACTGGGACCTGTGGTGTGGCATTGCCGCCGAACGCCCCTACATCAAAGGGGGCTACCACCCCAAGACCTGGCGCAAGCGGCTGGATTTTGGAACCGGCACGCTGGGCGACATGGGGTGCCATATCTACAGCCCCATGTTTGCGGCCTTGGGGCTCCGGGCGCCGCTGGCGGTGAAATCTGTCGGTGCCGTGCCGAATGAAACCAATTGGGCTATCGATGAAAAGCTTGAATATGTCTTTCCGGGGAACCGCTACACGGCGGGAAAAACCGTCAAGGCCACCTGGTGCGACGGATCGGTGCGTCCTCCTCGCGAATTTGTCGAAATGTTCGGGGAAAAAATGCCGAGGCAGGGCGGAGTCTATATTGGAACCGATGGCATACTATTGGTGCCGCACGGCGGCTTGCCTGTTCCATACCCGCGTGAAAAGTTTGCGGACTACCGCTATCCAAAATTCCCGGCGCGCGACCACTACAAGGATTTCATCGCCGCCGCGTGCGGCGAAAACGTGAAGCCGCTGGCCGACTTCCATGACTATGGTGGGCCGCTGACGGAAACCGTGTTGCTCGGGAGCCTGGCCACGCGCTTCCCGGACGAACGCCTCGAATGGGATGCCGCCAACCTGCGCTTTATAAATAGTTCGGCCGCAAACGCGTTTGTCCGCCGCGAATATCGCGAGGGCTGGGAAGTGGAGGGAGTGTCATGA
- a CDS encoding ArdC family protein, giving the protein MSAYQKINKMITARLIERIEATNTLPWKKPWTSVSLMPRNLVTGNNYRGVNIFLLHMLGYASPYFLSFKQVTAMGGKVRKGEKSCPVVFWRIVDAKEDDPKQKGYAMLRYYRVFNVEQCEGLPESKVPVVEIPTREHTPLEIAEELVANMPNKPDIGYGRTLASYSPSMDCVSMPSPEWFTSGAEFYGALFHEICHSVGHESRVGRKAIMEPTGFGSHAYSQEELVAEMGSAFLCGYCGILLCTETNSAAYLRGWLEKLKSDPSMLIKAGSEAQKAFDYIMDARAAEQQAELQQAA; this is encoded by the coding sequence ATGAGTGCGTATCAGAAGATTAATAAAATGATCACCGCCCGACTTATCGAGCGGATAGAAGCAACGAATACCCTGCCCTGGAAGAAGCCGTGGACCTCGGTGAGCCTGATGCCTCGAAATCTGGTAACCGGAAATAACTACAGAGGGGTAAATATATTCCTGCTGCACATGCTCGGCTACGCATCCCCTTATTTCCTGAGTTTCAAACAGGTCACGGCGATGGGAGGCAAAGTCCGGAAGGGCGAGAAATCCTGCCCCGTCGTGTTTTGGCGGATCGTGGATGCAAAAGAGGACGACCCGAAGCAGAAAGGATACGCAATGCTCCGGTATTACCGGGTGTTCAATGTCGAGCAATGTGAGGGCCTTCCGGAGAGTAAAGTTCCCGTAGTGGAAATTCCTACGCGGGAACATACGCCGCTGGAGATCGCTGAAGAGTTGGTGGCCAACATGCCCAACAAACCCGACATCGGTTATGGCCGGACGCTGGCATCGTATAGCCCGTCAATGGACTGTGTATCGATGCCTTCCCCGGAGTGGTTCACGTCGGGTGCGGAATTTTATGGAGCCCTGTTTCATGAAATTTGTCACTCGGTCGGCCATGAATCAAGAGTAGGGCGAAAGGCTATCATGGAGCCCACGGGCTTCGGATCGCATGCCTACTCGCAGGAGGAGCTGGTGGCCGAGATGGGGTCGGCGTTTCTGTGCGGGTACTGCGGAATATTGCTATGTACCGAAACCAACTCAGCAGCCTATCTGCGGGGCTGGTTGGAGAAGCTGAAGTCAGACCCTTCCATGCTCATCAAGGCCGGCAGCGAAGCGCAGAAGGCGTTCGATTATATCATGGACGCCAGAGCGGCTGAACAGCAGGCTGAGCTGCAGCAGGCCGCGTAA
- a CDS encoding AraC family transcriptional regulator, producing MSRDTQSKETLIQECDAFRESLHGAQLKQLLNFLPGIYFVVKNFDGRVMMANDEAARLCGFENETEMLGKTDYDIFASDRADTYVKDDQHVLQTGESIIDRVEMAPDPNNSINWFVTTKIPLYSHENEIVGLACIARNMTDAYEMLRPYTEMNEVLEYVRENYATPIKLEDLAREASLSPSQFERSFKKLFEITPARHILNVRIRAACNLLSSSNDTIASIAMETGFYDHSHFARGFKKVMGISAGEYRSKGRKSPW from the coding sequence ATGAGTAGGGATACACAAAGCAAGGAGACACTCATTCAGGAGTGCGACGCGTTTCGCGAAAGTCTGCATGGTGCGCAGCTCAAGCAGCTGTTAAACTTTCTTCCAGGCATCTATTTTGTTGTCAAAAATTTCGATGGTCGCGTGATGATGGCCAACGATGAGGCGGCCCGGTTGTGCGGTTTCGAAAACGAGACAGAGATGCTCGGGAAAACCGACTACGACATCTTTGCATCGGATCGTGCCGATACCTATGTGAAAGACGACCAGCATGTATTGCAAACCGGCGAAAGCATTATCGATCGTGTGGAAATGGCTCCCGATCCAAACAACTCGATCAACTGGTTTGTGACCACGAAGATTCCGCTCTATTCGCATGAGAACGAGATTGTCGGACTGGCCTGCATCGCCCGAAACATGACCGATGCCTATGAGATGCTACGTCCCTATACGGAAATGAATGAAGTGCTCGAGTATGTGCGGGAAAACTACGCCACGCCTATCAAGCTTGAGGATCTGGCGCGGGAGGCCTCTCTCTCGCCCAGCCAGTTTGAACGAAGCTTCAAGAAGCTGTTTGAAATCACGCCGGCTCGGCACATTCTGAATGTCCGGATCCGTGCGGCCTGCAACCTGCTCAGTTCCTCGAACGACACAATTGCTTCCATTGCCATGGAGACTGGGTTCTACGACCACAGCCACTTTGCCCGTGGCTTCAAGAAGGTGATGGGCATCTCTGCGGGGGAATACCGTTCCAAGGGTCGCAAAAGCCCTTGGTAA
- a CDS encoding sugar phosphate isomerase/epimerase family protein — protein MKKKYRLGICSWSLHNDLAEVSQTLKETGLTHLHLGIDTVNTFREAIEQNNWMSTSTMIGFPQEDYSTLESIRETGGIMPNECWKENRALALQAIDLTAEYGVDFLSMHAGFIDHNDADGYRKFCTRIRELADAALEKKVMLLLETGQETAEDLRFCLEELDHPALGVNFDPANMILYGMGDPIKAVRTLAPWIKHVHIKDAISSPNPGEWGVEVPWGDGEVDCVAFMQVLEAVGYTGALAIEREGGDTRAEDIKLAAGRLGGM, from the coding sequence ATGAAGAAAAAATACCGACTCGGAATATGCAGCTGGTCATTGCACAACGACCTTGCCGAAGTTTCGCAGACCCTGAAGGAAACCGGATTGACCCATTTGCATCTCGGCATCGATACGGTCAACACCTTCCGTGAGGCCATAGAGCAAAACAACTGGATGAGCACCAGCACCATGATCGGCTTCCCGCAGGAGGATTACTCCACGCTGGAAAGCATCCGTGAAACCGGTGGAATCATGCCCAACGAGTGTTGGAAAGAAAACCGTGCGTTGGCGTTGCAGGCGATCGACCTGACGGCCGAATATGGCGTCGACTTTCTCTCCATGCACGCGGGGTTCATCGACCACAACGATGCAGATGGCTACCGCAAATTCTGCACCCGCATCCGGGAGCTGGCCGATGCCGCCCTAGAAAAGAAGGTGATGCTCCTGCTGGAAACCGGCCAGGAGACCGCCGAGGATCTGCGCTTCTGTCTCGAAGAGCTCGACCATCCAGCGCTGGGCGTCAATTTTGATCCGGCAAATATGATCCTCTACGGCATGGGTGATCCCATCAAGGCGGTGCGCACTCTGGCACCTTGGATCAAGCATGTGCATATCAAAGATGCCATAAGTTCGCCCAATCCCGGCGAGTGGGGGGTCGAAGTTCCCTGGGGCGACGGCGAAGTGGATTGTGTTGCCTTCATGCAGGTTTTGGAAGCGGTTGGATACACCGGGGCTCTGGCGATCGAACGTGAAGGCGGCGATACGCGTGCGGAAGACATTAAACTGGCGGCTGGCCGTCTGGGGGGAATGTGA
- a CDS encoding sulfatase-like hydrolase/transferase — MNSKTFSSGLAMLLLTGAVLAEKRPNFLFILADDQSPFDLKVYDSDSPLDTPVIDSLAAEGLVFDGSYHMGAFIGGVCRPSRHMIMTGRTVWRLPHVRPPKKGSPPRKHPGTPLANETPVTPFDAENDSLPAVFNKAGYDTMRTCKNGNSYEAANELFTVRHDATKRGGPDPEGSGWHARQVLDYLDAREKSKDADPFLIYFGFSHPHDIRDGKSELLRKYGATNHRDKKSLPKLSPENPAPDLQVNYLPAHPFHHGHPGLRDEEKVSGVWKNRDEATIRNELGREYACSENIDIQIGRVLEKLEAMGELDNTYIIYTADHGIAIGRHGLTGKQNLYEHTWRVPFIVKGPGVKKGRALGNIYLLDISKTLFDLAGIESPELNEGISFKPVLEGKKEAVRDVLYGVYCGGTKPGMRCVKKGDWKLIKYDVLDGKVRETQLFNLAENPDELIKEHHDPDVVAFTGNQPKPNQLNLADDPKYADKLAEMEALLLSEQKRLDDPYRLWNQPDG, encoded by the coding sequence ATGAACTCAAAGACATTTTCAAGCGGCCTTGCCATGCTGCTCCTAACGGGCGCCGTCCTTGCGGAAAAGCGGCCAAACTTTCTCTTTATCCTCGCGGACGATCAGTCGCCGTTCGATCTGAAGGTTTACGATTCCGATTCGCCGCTGGACACCCCGGTGATTGACAGCCTGGCGGCGGAGGGGCTGGTTTTTGACGGTTCCTACCACATGGGCGCTTTCATCGGCGGGGTTTGCCGGCCGTCGCGGCATATGATCATGACGGGGCGCACCGTGTGGCGGTTGCCGCACGTTAGGCCGCCAAAGAAAGGATCCCCGCCGCGAAAACACCCCGGCACGCCCTTGGCCAACGAAACGCCCGTCACACCGTTCGATGCCGAAAACGACAGCCTTCCAGCCGTGTTCAACAAAGCGGGCTACGATACCATGCGCACCTGCAAGAACGGCAACAGCTACGAGGCCGCAAATGAATTGTTCACGGTTCGCCACGACGCCACAAAACGTGGCGGACCCGATCCCGAGGGCAGCGGCTGGCATGCCCGGCAGGTGCTCGACTACCTCGATGCCCGCGAAAAGAGCAAGGATGCCGATCCGTTCCTGATCTACTTCGGCTTCTCCCATCCGCACGACATACGCGATGGAAAATCGGAGCTGCTTCGGAAATACGGCGCGACCAACCACCGCGATAAAAAGAGCCTGCCCAAGCTCAGTCCGGAAAATCCGGCGCCGGATCTCCAGGTGAACTATCTGCCCGCCCATCCGTTCCACCACGGCCACCCGGGATTGCGCGACGAAGAGAAGGTGTCCGGCGTCTGGAAAAACCGCGACGAAGCCACCATCCGCAACGAGCTTGGCCGCGAATACGCCTGCTCCGAAAACATCGATATCCAGATTGGACGCGTCCTCGAAAAGCTCGAAGCCATGGGCGAGCTCGACAACACCTACATCATCTACACCGCCGACCACGGCATCGCCATCGGGCGCCACGGATTGACCGGGAAGCAAAACCTTTACGAGCATACCTGGCGCGTGCCGTTCATCGTCAAGGGACCCGGAGTGAAGAAAGGGCGGGCGTTGGGCAACATCTACCTGCTTGATATCAGCAAAACCCTTTTCGACCTCGCGGGCATCGAATCCCCCGAATTGAACGAAGGGATCAGTTTTAAACCTGTGCTCGAAGGCAAGAAGGAAGCCGTTCGCGACGTGCTCTACGGCGTCTACTGCGGCGGAACCAAGCCGGGCATGCGCTGCGTGAAAAAAGGCGACTGGAAGCTGATCAAGTACGATGTGCTAGACGGCAAAGTGCGCGAGACACAGTTGTTCAATCTTGCTGAAAACCCGGACGAACTGATCAAGGAACACCACGATCCCGATGTGGTTGCTTTCACCGGGAACCAGCCCAAGCCGAACCAGCTTAATCTGGCTGACGATCCGAAATATGCGGACAAACTGGCCGAGATGGAAGCGCTGCTGCTTTCGGAGCAAAAGCGGTTGGATGATCCCTATCGTCTATGGAACCAGCCGGATGGGTAG
- a CDS encoding 3-keto-disaccharide hydrolase encodes MIGRIYRIAWLVPALLLNAQADVPGKGFSPLFNGKDLSGWWGLRTANPVVWMAETEQRKEARRLASFENINKHWRAESGVLVNDGKGLTLATVKNYADFELVLEYKTEARADSGVYLRGIPQVQIWDYTDQAKFKLGADKGSGGLWNNKASREGKDPLVLADKPFGEWNAMRILMVGERVTVELNGQLVVDHARLENYFDRNKPIPPTGPIQLQTHGGEIAWRNIFIREIGGAEANRILAANCWNGGGAPGNWKGKVESYEFNAGTIRCKDKKGGTVFTENEYADFSVRFEFKVPPGGNNGLALRYPGKGNPAYAGMCELQVLDNTSPKYTELDSRQYHGSAYGMVPAHRGYLRAPGEWNFQTVDVAGSTIQVELNGTRILDADLSVVSEYMGNKQHPGKELTSGHFGFAGHGSAVAFRNILIKELAHE; translated from the coding sequence ATGATTGGTAGAATCTACAGGATCGCATGGCTTGTTCCGGCACTGCTGCTAAATGCGCAGGCGGATGTTCCCGGGAAAGGGTTTAGCCCTCTTTTCAACGGGAAGGATCTGTCCGGCTGGTGGGGGCTGCGGACGGCCAATCCGGTCGTTTGGATGGCGGAAACCGAACAGCGGAAGGAAGCCCGACGCCTGGCCAGCTTCGAAAACATCAATAAGCATTGGCGCGCCGAATCGGGGGTTCTCGTCAACGATGGCAAGGGATTGACCCTGGCGACCGTGAAAAACTATGCCGACTTCGAACTCGTTCTGGAATATAAAACCGAAGCACGCGCCGACAGCGGCGTCTATCTGCGCGGCATTCCCCAGGTGCAGATCTGGGACTACACCGACCAAGCCAAGTTCAAGCTGGGTGCGGACAAGGGATCGGGCGGGCTTTGGAACAATAAAGCAAGCCGTGAAGGCAAGGATCCCCTCGTGCTGGCCGACAAGCCGTTCGGCGAATGGAATGCCATGCGCATTCTCATGGTCGGGGAGCGTGTCACCGTTGAACTCAACGGCCAGCTGGTTGTCGATCACGCCCGGCTGGAAAACTATTTCGACCGCAATAAGCCGATTCCGCCCACGGGGCCCATCCAGCTGCAGACCCACGGTGGGGAGATTGCCTGGCGCAACATATTCATCCGCGAGATCGGCGGAGCCGAAGCCAACCGCATCCTCGCCGCCAACTGCTGGAACGGCGGCGGCGCCCCGGGCAACTGGAAAGGGAAGGTTGAAAGCTATGAGTTCAACGCGGGAACCATCCGGTGCAAGGACAAAAAGGGCGGCACCGTCTTTACGGAAAATGAATATGCCGACTTTTCCGTCCGGTTCGAGTTCAAGGTTCCTCCGGGCGGCAACAATGGGCTGGCACTCCGCTACCCAGGCAAAGGCAATCCCGCCTACGCCGGCATGTGCGAGCTGCAGGTGCTTGACAACACTTCCCCGAAATATACCGAGCTGGATAGCCGGCAGTACCACGGATCGGCCTATGGCATGGTTCCGGCGCACCGCGGTTATTTGCGCGCACCGGGCGAATGGAATTTCCAGACCGTCGATGTGGCCGGATCAACCATCCAGGTTGAACTGAACGGAACGCGGATCCTGGATGCCGACCTTTCCGTGGTTTCGGAATACATGGGCAACAAACAGCATCCGGGGAAGGAGCTTACCTCCGGCCACTTTGGTTTTGCAGGGCATGGCAGCGCCGTTGCATTCCGGAATATTTTGATCAAGGAGTTGGCTCATGAATAA
- a CDS encoding sulfatase-like hydrolase/transferase, which yields MMKFFTILCLAGICLSAGADGRKNIILIMADDMGYECVGAYGSTYSTPNLDRAAKAGVRFNHCYSTPLCTPSRVEIMTGKYNNRNYKAFGYLDPTQKTIGNLFRDAGYATCIAGKWQLGGGASAIDGFGFDEHCLWNMIEYYDPVQGKKIKGKVEPNKRLRYWEPALFQNGAWRDQKKEEYGADVCAEFMMDFMERNKDKPFLVYYPAILVHSPFPHTPDSPGTDQSEGQNFADMCAYTDKVVGRLEAKLRELGLYEDTVVLFTGDNGTHGRMRTPMQDGTVIKGGKGSMTDGGTHAPLIVWGGGIEAQEPSEALIDFTDMLPTITDLAGVELPAGFETDGQSFKPVLAGEKKDVRDTIYCYYNPRWGKASEKIWARDKEYKLYSDGRFYHVPTDVLEENPIQQVTEKHIATIKKLQDVLDLNVRN from the coding sequence ATGATGAAGTTTTTTACAATACTCTGCCTCGCAGGTATCTGCCTGAGCGCAGGAGCGGACGGGCGCAAAAATATTATTCTGATCATGGCCGACGACATGGGCTATGAATGTGTCGGCGCCTACGGCTCGACCTATTCAACGCCGAACCTCGACCGCGCCGCCAAGGCTGGCGTGCGCTTCAACCATTGCTACTCCACGCCGCTGTGCACCCCCTCGCGCGTCGAGATCATGACCGGGAAATACAACAACCGGAACTATAAGGCGTTCGGCTATCTCGACCCCACCCAGAAAACGATTGGAAACCTGTTCCGCGATGCCGGCTACGCAACCTGCATTGCCGGCAAGTGGCAACTGGGCGGGGGGGCATCGGCCATCGATGGGTTTGGCTTCGACGAGCACTGCCTGTGGAACATGATCGAATACTACGATCCGGTTCAGGGTAAGAAGATCAAGGGAAAGGTCGAACCAAATAAAAGGCTGCGCTACTGGGAACCGGCTCTCTTTCAGAACGGGGCGTGGCGGGATCAAAAGAAAGAGGAATATGGCGCCGACGTTTGCGCGGAATTCATGATGGATTTCATGGAGAGGAACAAGGATAAGCCGTTTTTGGTCTACTATCCGGCAATCCTTGTCCATAGTCCGTTTCCCCATACACCCGATTCGCCGGGGACGGATCAATCCGAAGGACAAAACTTCGCCGATATGTGCGCCTACACCGACAAGGTGGTTGGAAGACTCGAGGCGAAGCTCAGGGAGCTCGGCCTCTATGAAGACACCGTCGTTCTATTCACCGGCGACAACGGAACGCACGGACGGATGCGGACGCCGATGCAGGATGGAACCGTCATCAAGGGCGGAAAAGGTTCGATGACCGATGGCGGAACGCATGCCCCCCTGATTGTCTGGGGCGGAGGTATCGAAGCGCAGGAGCCGAGCGAGGCGTTAATCGACTTTACCGACATGCTGCCGACGATCACCGACCTTGCAGGGGTCGAACTCCCTGCAGGATTCGAGACCGACGGGCAAAGTTTCAAGCCCGTGCTTGCGGGGGAAAAGAAGGACGTCCGCGACACCATCTATTGCTACTACAATCCCCGGTGGGGAAAAGCCTCGGAAAAAATCTGGGCGCGGGACAAGGAATACAAGCTCTATTCCGATGGTCGGTTCTACCATGTGCCCACGGATGTCCTTGAAGAAAACCCCATTCAACAAGTAACCGAAAAGCACATTGCGACAATCAAAAAGCTTCAGGATGTGCTGGATCTGAATGTAAGGAACTAG
- a CDS encoding Gfo/Idh/MocA family protein: protein MINVGIIGLGFMGGVHLRNWQALDGVRVVAVCDANPIVRTAKQGNIEAGSDVLDLEGIAIYTDVADMLARGDLDAVSIALPTHLHRAVSIQCLEAGVHVLCEKPMALSVADCDAMIDAARAAGKQLMVAQCIRFWPAYAWAKAAVGGGEYGKVLSADFSRLTYAPAWDGDSWLSDSSKSGGIALDLHIHDLDFIQHLFGVPQEVRSDRVDSRHVHTLVDYGGGCVVSATASWLMPEPFGFEMSYSIVFEKAAAVFKDNELKVYPAEDEPFVPDLAEGDGYQGEIEYFARLLSGANVEEIITPEQARESVRMALEIIQ from the coding sequence ATGATCAATGTCGGAATCATTGGACTCGGTTTCATGGGGGGCGTCCACCTGCGCAACTGGCAGGCGCTCGACGGCGTGCGGGTTGTGGCGGTGTGCGATGCCAACCCCATTGTCCGAACTGCCAAGCAGGGGAACATCGAAGCCGGATCGGATGTGCTGGATCTCGAAGGCATTGCCATCTATACCGACGTGGCTGATATGCTCGCCCGCGGGGATCTCGACGCGGTGTCGATTGCGCTGCCGACCCATCTCCACAGGGCGGTTTCCATCCAATGCCTGGAGGCCGGGGTGCACGTGCTGTGCGAAAAGCCCATGGCCCTTAGCGTTGCGGACTGCGATGCCATGATCGACGCGGCAAGGGCGGCCGGGAAGCAGTTGATGGTTGCGCAATGCATCCGCTTCTGGCCGGCCTATGCCTGGGCGAAGGCGGCCGTTGGTGGCGGCGAATACGGGAAGGTTCTTTCGGCGGACTTTTCGCGGCTCACCTATGCGCCTGCATGGGACGGCGACAGCTGGCTTTCGGATTCTTCCAAGAGCGGGGGCATTGCGCTCGACCTTCATATTCACGATCTCGATTTTATCCAGCACCTTTTCGGGGTGCCGCAGGAGGTTCGTTCGGACCGCGTTGATTCAAGGCATGTCCATACGCTGGTGGATTATGGCGGAGGCTGCGTGGTTTCGGCCACGGCCAGCTGGCTCATGCCGGAACCGTTCGGTTTCGAAATGTCCTATAGCATTGTTTTCGAAAAAGCCGCCGCTGTTTTTAAGGACAATGAACTGAAGGTCTATCCGGCTGAGGACGAACCCTTTGTGCCCGATCTGGCCGAGGGCGATGGGTATCAGGGGGAAATTGAATATTTTGCCCGGCTGCTGTCGGGAGCGAATGTGGAAGAAATAATCACGCCAGAGCAGGCGCGCGAATCGGTGCGCATGGCGTTGGAGATCATACAATGA